The segment AGTTCGCGCCGCACCTTGGCCGGCATCCCGGCCACCAGGGACCCCGGGGGCACCCGCATGCCCTGCGGGACCAGGGCGTTGGCGGCGATGAGGGAGCCCGTGCCGATGTGGGCGCCGTTGAGGACGGTGGAGCCCATGCCGACCAGGACGTCGTCCTCGATCACGCAGCCGTGCAGGACCGCGTTGTGGCCGACGGTGACCCGCTCGCCGAGGACCACGGGGAAGCCGAGGTCGGCGTGCACGCTGCAGTTGTCCTGGACGTTGCTGCCCGCGCCGAGGGTGATGGACTCGCAGTCGCCGCGCAGCACCGCGTGATACCAGACGCTCGATCCGGCCGCCATCCGCACATTGCCCAGGACCACCGAGG is part of the Streptomyces sp. NBC_01262 genome and harbors:
- a CDS encoding gamma carbonic anhydrase family protein, whose amino-acid sequence is MGERAGALVAGVAGHRPELDPEAYTAPTSVVLGNVRMAAGSSVWYHAVLRGDCESITLGAGSNVQDNCSVHADLGFPVVLGERVTVGHNAVLHGCVIEDDVLVGMGSTVLNGAHIGTGSLIAANALVPQGMRVPPGSLVAGMPAKVRRELTTEERDVIRLNADHYVLLAMAHRDAFADGQELEA